Genomic segment of Cytobacillus suaedae:
ATGTTTTTCCGGGTAAGTATGGTCAACATATCAAACACTTATATGAAAATGCTAGGGAAAAGGACCTTACATTTTCACACACCTTCGTAAGTCCTCAGGTGAATCGTTCTCTAACATACTATGAAGATAGTGAGCAGCCTATATCAGCACAAGTCGTAGAGGAGAAAAGTGATGGAATAATTATTAAGGGAGCACGATTACTAGCAACACAGGGTGGCATTACCGATGAAATACTAGTTTTGCCTGTGGGCGGGAAGTTCATCGAAGAGCCTTTTGTTTATGCCTTTTCGATTCCCAGTAATACTCCCAATTTAAAGTTTATTTGTCGGGAATCTTTTGGATATCGTGATTCCTCATTTGACCATCCTCTGGCTGCGCGCTTTGAAGAAATGGATACAATCGTTGTTTTTGATAATGTTTTTGTTCCATGGGAACGTGTCTTTCTGTATAAGGATTATGAGACAGCTGCTAACATGTATGAGGAGACGAAGTTTTACCCTTTTTTGCTTCACCAGGCCGTTTCGAGGCAAGTGGTTAAGACAGAATTTTTACTGGGCGTCGCACAGTTAATTGTAGAATCTATTGACATCAGTGGATACCAACATGTACAGGAAAAGGTAAGTGAATTAATTTCTGGCTATGAATCTTTAAAAGCCCTTTTGTTAGTTTCTGAGATACAAGCAAAAGAGGATAAAAGAGGAACAATGATTCCAGATGCGAATCCATTGTATGCAGCAATTACCTCATTTCCACGACTATATCCAAGGTATATAGAAATAGTTCAGCTGCTAGGAGCAAGTGGGTTGATTTCAATTCCAACAGAACGTGACTTTGACTCGGAAATTCGCCAAGACTTAGACCAGTATTTACAAGGAGCATCCTGCAATGCTCTGGAGAGAACAAAGTTATTTAGGCTGGCTTGGGATGTTAGTTTAAGTGCTTTTGGAGGTAGACAAACGTTATATGAAAGATTCTTTTTTGGTGATCCAGTCCGTCTAAGTACAGGATATTATAATGGCTATGAAAAAGATCGAGCTATTTCACTAGCCAAATCATTACTTGATATGGACTAATTGTAAAAGACCTATCCGACTAATGTCGAATAGGTCTATTTAACGATTTTGACAAGGAATGCTCCACTTAAATTATAGTAAATTTAAGAGTGGATTGAAGCGTAAGGCACTTGACTCCTGCGGGATGTGAGGAATATCCGGCGAGACCCCACAGGCGCATAGCGCCGAGGAGGCTCGCATTCCTCCCCGCGGAAAGCAAGTGCCTGCAGCGGAAAGGAACGGTCTAAGTTCATATTGGAAAACAAAAATATCTTTAAGTATTAAAGAACAGGCTTCCAAATCATAAAAATTAACAATAGTGTTCCTAGTGCTGTTGCAATATAAAATTGATTACTAATTTTTGATAATAGTAGATTTTGCTCCTGTGGTAACTCTACCGCATCTTTATTCTTCTCATCAAAAACCCAAGCAGCTAACCTTTTTGATTTTGGCTCAATGATCCCGACTACCACTACTTGAATGATAATATACAGGACCAGGGAACCAATTAGCCAAAGATTCAGAAAGGAGCCATAGTTTCCTAGAATCACAAGCAGAATCCCTGTAAGAACAGCAATCGTTCCTCCGATTTTCGGAAAGTAATTTAGCATTTGCGACATTGCCATAGAATGGCGGAGAGTTATAGCATCTTGATTTCTTCTTAATAACATGTGAGCAAAATAAGTTGGTCCAATTCCAATAATAGCTGATAAAACATGAATGAGTACAAGAACCTTCATGAAAATCACACCTCTTTCTAGTACTTTTTATTTATTGCATAAGTACCATACGAATAATGTTTATGCAATAAATATTTCCAATTATTCCACTTTCCTCATTTTTAACTTACTCCAAATTACAAGGTTCATTGTAAAAAGCCCTATAAGAAGGAGAAGGAGGTGCTTGAAACCGAGAAATTCTAGCAATGGATAGTAATCTCATAACAAAACTTCCTTTTTTTAGGTGTAAGTACCAATGGTATTTAGGTGCTTTCATTCGATAGTTAAAGTAAAATAAACTAATAAACTAATTTTCTTATAGCATATTAAATTCTCATATGGAGGGTTAAATAAATGTCAGTACACTTTATATTGGGACGGGCTGGTAGTGGTAAGACGTCAGCGGTTATCCACGAAATTCGTGAAAAGTTGTTGGACAACCCAACAGGTGACCCACTAGTATATCTTGTCCCAGACCAGATGACGTTCCAATCAGAATACGACCTTATTAACACACCTGGTTTAGGTGGAATGATGCGTGCACAGGTGTTTAGCTTTACACGTCTAGCCTGGCGAGTATTACAAGAAACAGGTGGTATGAGTCGTTATCATTTAAATAACGTTGGGATAAACATGGTCCTTCGAAAAATAATTGAGCAGAGGAAAACTGAATTAAAGGTTTTTTCTCGCGCATCTGAAAAAACTGGATTTATCACACAAATGGAGGAAATGATTGCTGAATTTAAGAGGTATTGCATTTCTGGGGAGAACCTATCAGAAGCCACCCTTGAAGTAAATACAGATGCAAATCAGGTTTTAGCTGATAAGCTACATGATCTAAAGCTAATTTATGATGACTTAGAACTGCACCTTTCCAGTAAGTACGTAGATTCTGAGGATTATTTACGTTTGTTAGCAGAGAAAATAAAAGCCTCTTCATACCTTGAGGATGCCGAAATTTATATAGATGGATTTCATAGCT
This window contains:
- the hpaB gene encoding 4-hydroxyphenylacetate 3-monooxygenase, oxygenase component, whose amino-acid sequence is MNVPAIDGSTFLKRISQIRSEVWFDGEKIDQNICEHKAFKGILKSKARLFDIQLDKTKQEFMTYKSPLTGERVGTSFLQPRTKEELEQRRLTIQEWAKTSGGMMGRSPDYMNTGIMALGAAWDVFPGKYGQHIKHLYENAREKDLTFSHTFVSPQVNRSLTYYEDSEQPISAQVVEEKSDGIIIKGARLLATQGGITDEILVLPVGGKFIEEPFVYAFSIPSNTPNLKFICRESFGYRDSSFDHPLAARFEEMDTIVVFDNVFVPWERVFLYKDYETAANMYEETKFYPFLLHQAVSRQVVKTEFLLGVAQLIVESIDISGYQHVQEKVSELISGYESLKALLLVSEIQAKEDKRGTMIPDANPLYAAITSFPRLYPRYIEIVQLLGASGLISIPTERDFDSEIRQDLDQYLQGASCNALERTKLFRLAWDVSLSAFGGRQTLYERFFFGDPVRLSTGYYNGYEKDRAISLAKSLLDMD
- a CDS encoding DUF2269 family protein, yielding MKVLVLIHVLSAIIGIGPTYFAHMLLRRNQDAITLRHSMAMSQMLNYFPKIGGTIAVLTGILLVILGNYGSFLNLWLIGSLVLYIIIQVVVVGIIEPKSKRLAAWVFDEKNKDAVELPQEQNLLLSKISNQFYIATALGTLLLIFMIWKPVL